GAGAACTTAGTTACTCTAGGGTCAGATGGCATGATTGCTTCTAAAGTAAATGCAAATACATCGGGAACTTTTCcggagataaaaataataataatccgaaACATAGATGAAGCCACTTACTTATTTCTGATTCACTTTTATATTCAACACTCAGTCCAAAGTTTTGAATTGCCCTCCACCATGATTGGCTGAGATGAAATCTACATCCTACTAGATTAACATCAGGCCATATTTTTTCGCATGCATTATGAATTGCTAATTCAAAATCGACAACTATTTCTGTTGgactaaaaactaaatttaactctaaacatttttcacagattaatttgaaacaattaatgtaagtctcttgttttttatattttaaaagacagAAGACAAGTGGTATATAATGTCCATTAAAATATCCatgtaaagtaaataattgataaaaaaaatttaacacaataatcaAATGTTCCATCCACATAAATTGTTTCTgagatacataaatattttagatttgtaatacaactatataatataaaaatctcacTATCGAAatcagataaaattaataaactttcaTCTCTAATCGTTTTTGGTGCCATCTGAATAAGCGAAGAAATAACTTCAGATCGCGAAGTTGGAACTGGTGGCATTAATTTTCTACGTGCATTATACATGTTTCTCTTTACCAATGACATGTCATTCGAAGTTAAAATTGTAGAGTTTTTTATTGTACTACTACAACATTCTAATCCCATGTCAAGAGGTGTATGCCATCTACAAAAAATGACTATATACATGTGTCGTATGCAATCTCTGATAGCATACGACacgtgtacctattttattactaattaattttgaaatgtatttaccCGGTTTATCACGAATATCTTCCACCGTTTTCCTCTTTACACAACTACTTATTTCTTGTTTTTCTAGTGTTTGGATGGAAATTGGAAGGCATGAAGTAATGTGAGTATCATTTGCAAAATGTGTTAAAGCAATATTATGCTGCTCAGCTCCAACAGTTTTTATAAATGcattacaatttttgttattgcACCTCCATTTTATTTCACCAGAcgcgtattttttatttttactatacttataatttttaaatacaaccaACAAATTGCCTCGTTTGccagtaattaattttatactattattttcttGCGACATATTTCGTTCGGACATATACAAATATCAGAAGTACGGAAACACGCAGACTACGAATGATTATGTTCGTCAAAGTATACGTCTttaccacggtttaagatagtacGGTTGCGTAACGAAACGAGAAAAAGTGTGTTGAGAATGTTCTTACCAAATACCTAAGATCATAGAGCGCTCCCAGCGGATTTATATACTAACCAAATGGCAAATAATTATCATGTTAGCAacataggtaacaatattaatatattttttaatatatttttaaaaatgagagttattagttaattattacgtattaaaatattaccattgttctatgatattacCTAAGATAATCTAAACTCTAAAGCCGTGGTTTTTATTGTGTTATGTTTGGATAAAAATAGGTGATTTGCATATAGGTTTTATCTGAGAATCACTCAAGAGTTGTATTGGATCCGTTTTAAATGGAAACAATTTATTCTCAGATTCAAaagtctatttaatattaatttgttaagtattgttaaagttaataatcaaaattatatcaattatattattaattttcaaacctctacatttttattttgatcatttgaaacattattttcacaatttaacaTTGACTTCGCTTCAGCCCCTTCTACTAATCTCGGAATTTTCAAACATatctaagaaataaatattaattttatagtaggtaacttaccatttttatattaaatttaccgtgtatttatttaatcctTCGCCAGACTCCCaagtacttttaatttcataagtttcaaaatgtttagCGCAGGCACGATGGCTCTTTTTTAAAACCATTCCCAAAGCTTTTTCTCCCTCATTTTTGGAAACACTAAATGTAGTTTTGGATGCATCATGAGGTGCATGTACACaacaaatatatatgttaacaaaatgtcaaaataatgtcaataacacataaaagtacataaatcattaaaacaaaatattagtattaatagcTCAGTTAATAGCACGACTATCTATAagtaccataggcgcaaatagcgtttgagatttggggggggggggctaatggGGCTAATAGGACCttagtttgataatattgaagaaGCTTAAagcaaaatgtaggaaatgtttgggagggcttagcccctaaagccccctcgctctatttgcacctatgataagtacctaaattgatattatgaattatgattttctTTTTGGCAGCATCTattgaatatcaaataattataaaataatatatttatataaaatattcaaatattgataGTATAAAACCTATGATAAaacttatagttttataaatgaaCTGATAGATGGCGCTGCAGAATCTTAGGTAAAATCAGCTGATTTCGTAAGAATATTTGTGCTATATAAACGTCTTGCCGTAAGTAATACACCGTActgcaaccatactatcttataCCGTGGTCTTTACGTATACCTTATCTACTGCCGATATCATCATTGGTGTGGCGCTCAATGAAAAGATGTGTGTTGTACTCGTCGAGGGCCAACGTAAAAAATAACACGCGAAGTGAGTTAACGAATTCGGTGTTTATTTGCAAAGACAGTTGACAAAAACAATTACAAGGCGTAAGCCGGTCTCGCGTGAGATTGGGGGAAGATGTTTTGTGCGCGTCGCGAGTCGCGTGAACGATGTCGTTGCTGACTTAAGCCGACGGTCGGGTCCCCGTTGCTAAGCCCAAAGACCAGTGGTCGCGGCGGCAAGACAGTGGAACGGACACGTGCGCGTGTTGTCAGAACGGAGGAGTTTTAATGCGGACGGACAGGTTATGCACAGACGCAGGTACACGAAAGACTAGCCGTGCCAGCCGCCCGACACTTCGAAGGCGCGAACGCCGCGGAGGTGCCGAGTGGTGTTGCCAACGTTGGGACGCGAGACCGGAGGGGTGAGAGCCATGTGGTGAGGCCGGTGGCCCACCACATTGGAAATCCTGATTTCAgataatatgtagataaaattattaataatttgaatcgaTCTAACcttgacaatattttatcaattttgacATATATCATCACAATAGATGTAAACGTATTTATTAATGTGAGAGGCACGTGGCAATGTGAGTACTGTCGCACTGagcaggtaaaaaaaaaaaactggtggAGTTTACATATACCCATTACaggtaagaaaaaaaactggcggagtttacCATAGACCTATTATTACCTTTTTATCTTGACCGATATTCTGGCAGagtttacaatatacatacatattttgtacctacaatctaatacctacaatatttacaaataataattgtagtgttttggtattttgtattaaaataaataatacaatggttTGCCGGTTCTAAAAAAGTCACCTAAATCCCCCtttaattacgccactgatgtCTGGTAGATAGCATATAGGCGCAATAATGTGGGACTATGAGGGGGAGGGTAAAGAgcccaaatatttatttatacctattatgtttaatttcatcaatataaatattttcttttcaagTAATTTTTAGCAACAAGCTATTTTTCTGATTAccaaatatcataatttataatgaattaatgaaataagttttttaaaaaaatttcgacGAATTTGaggttaaatttttaattcactcctagttttatatgtaaattgttaGTAGATAGCCGGTATATTAGTTATGGATGAAGGTGCAACT
This portion of the Acyrthosiphon pisum isolate AL4f chromosome A1, pea_aphid_22Mar2018_4r6ur, whole genome shotgun sequence genome encodes:
- the LOC115033908 gene encoding uncharacterized protein LOC115033908 yields the protein MSERNMSQENNSIKLITGKRGNLLVVFKNYKYSKNKKYASGEIKWRCNNKNCNAFIKTVGAEQHNIALTHFANDTHITSCLPISIQTLEKQEISSCVKRKTVEDIRDKPGMWTNRFQKPV